A window of Marinobacter salarius contains these coding sequences:
- the rpsD gene encoding 30S ribosomal protein S4: MARYIGPKCKLSRREGTDLFLKSGVRALDSKCNIETPPGMHGARRGRLSEYGVQLREKQKVRRIYGVLEKQFRNYYKEAARIKGATGENLLQLLEGRLDNVVYRMGFGSTRAESRQLVSHKAILVNDKLVNIPSYQVRPGDVVSVREKAKNQLRVKGALDLSSSRAPVSWVEVDASKMSGVYRSVPERTELPADINENLIVELYSK; this comes from the coding sequence ATGGCTCGTTACATAGGCCCGAAGTGCAAGCTGTCTCGTCGTGAAGGGACAGATCTTTTTCTGAAGAGCGGTGTTCGCGCGCTCGATTCCAAGTGCAACATCGAGACTCCGCCGGGTATGCACGGCGCGCGTCGCGGTCGTCTGTCCGAATATGGCGTACAGCTTCGTGAAAAACAGAAAGTCCGTCGTATCTACGGCGTACTGGAGAAGCAATTCCGCAACTATTACAAAGAGGCCGCCCGCATCAAGGGTGCAACCGGTGAGAACCTGTTGCAGCTGCTGGAAGGCCGTCTTGATAACGTTGTCTATCGCATGGGTTTTGGTTCTACCCGTGCTGAGTCCCGTCAGCTCGTTTCTCACAAAGCGATCCTGGTCAACGATAAGCTGGTGAATATCCCGTCTTATCAGGTGCGTCCAGGGGATGTTGTGAGCGTGCGTGAGAAGGCAAAAAACCAGCTTCGCGTTAAAGGCGCGCTGGACCTGTCTTCCAGCCGCGCACCGGTGAGCTGGGTAGAGGTCGACGCCAGCAAGATGTCCGGCGTTTACAGGTCAGTGCCCGAGCGCACTGAATTGCCGGCCGACATCAACGAGAACCTCATCGTCGAGCTTTACTCCAAGTAA
- the rplE gene encoding 50S ribosomal protein L5, with protein MLNMKEQYSKEVVPALQKEFSYKNIMQVPCIEKITLNMGVGEAVGDKKLIENAVADLERLAGQKAVVTLARKSVAGFKIREGWPIGCKVTLRGERMWDFFDRLVHIAVPRIRDFRGLNPKSFDGRGNYSMGVREQIIFPEIEYDRVDKIRGLDITITTTAGTDDEGRELLKAFGFPFKK; from the coding sequence ATGCTTAACATGAAAGAGCAGTACAGTAAGGAAGTGGTACCCGCCCTGCAGAAAGAGTTCAGCTACAAGAACATCATGCAGGTGCCGTGTATCGAAAAGATCACCCTGAATATGGGTGTCGGCGAAGCGGTCGGTGACAAGAAGCTGATTGAAAATGCTGTGGCGGATCTAGAACGCCTGGCAGGTCAAAAAGCGGTTGTCACTTTGGCACGTAAATCCGTAGCGGGCTTTAAAATCCGTGAAGGTTGGCCGATCGGTTGTAAAGTTACCCTGCGCGGTGAGCGTATGTGGGATTTCTTTGATCGTCTGGTTCACATTGCGGTACCCCGCATTCGTGACTTCCGCGGTCTGAATCCCAAGTCCTTCGATGGTCGCGGTAACTACAGCATGGGTGTGCGTGAGCAGATCATTTTCCCCGAGATCGAGTACGACAGAGTCGACAAGATCCGCGGACTTGATATCACCATTACCACCACTGCCGGTACCGACGATGAAGGTCGCGAACTGTTGAAAGCCTTCGGCTTTCCGTTCAAGAAATAA
- the rplO gene encoding 50S ribosomal protein L15 has protein sequence MRLNELSPEPGSRPAAKRVGRGIGSGIGKTGGRGHKGLKARSGGSVAPGFEGGQQPLARRLPKFGFTSRQQRYVAEIRLNELAKVDGDVADLEALKKADIVREEIREAKVILSGELSRAVTVKGLKVTKGAREAITAAGGKVED, from the coding sequence ATGCGTCTAAACGAACTTAGTCCGGAGCCTGGTTCACGTCCCGCCGCCAAGCGCGTGGGTCGCGGTATCGGTAGCGGTATCGGCAAGACCGGTGGTCGTGGTCACAAGGGTCTGAAAGCTCGTTCCGGCGGCAGTGTTGCACCTGGTTTCGAAGGTGGTCAGCAGCCGTTGGCCCGTCGTCTGCCGAAATTCGGTTTCACATCGCGCCAGCAGCGCTATGTGGCTGAAATTCGTCTGAACGAACTGGCGAAAGTTGACGGTGACGTAGCCGATCTTGAAGCCCTGAAGAAGGCTGACATCGTTCGCGAAGAAATTCGTGAAGCGAAGGTTATTCTGTCCGGCGAACTGAGCCGCGCAGTGACTGTCAAGGGTCTGAAGGTGACCAAAGGCGCACGCGAGGCGATCACTGCCGCGGGCGGTAAAGTCGAAGACTAA
- the rpsK gene encoding 30S ribosomal protein S11 has protein sequence MAKPGTRTRKKVKKTVVDGVAHIHASFNNTIVTISDRQGNVLSWATSGGSGFRGSRKSTPFAAQVAAERAGNAAAEYGLKNLDVEVKGPGPGRESAVRALNACGYKITNITDVTPIPHNGCRPPKKRRV, from the coding sequence ATGGCAAAGCCAGGTACACGTACCCGTAAAAAGGTGAAAAAGACGGTTGTTGATGGCGTCGCGCACATTCACGCGTCCTTCAACAACACTATCGTGACCATTTCCGACCGTCAGGGCAACGTATTGTCCTGGGCCACCTCTGGTGGTTCTGGTTTCCGTGGGTCGCGCAAGAGTACACCTTTTGCTGCGCAGGTAGCAGCTGAAAGAGCCGGTAATGCGGCTGCTGAATACGGCCTTAAAAACCTGGACGTAGAGGTTAAAGGTCCGGGGCCCGGACGTGAATCTGCGGTTCGTGCGCTGAACGCGTGCGGCTACAAGATCACTAACATCACTGATGTGACGCCGATTCCCCATAACGGTTGTCGTCCGCCCAAAAAGCGCCGCGTCTAA
- the rplR gene encoding 50S ribosomal protein L18 — translation MSANNERLRRARKVRMKIRKLGSNRLCVHRTPRHMYAQVTTADGSKVLAAASTLDKDLRQGATGNVDAAKKVGQLIAERAKAAGVEQVAFDRSGYRYHGRVQALADAAREAGLQF, via the coding sequence ATGAGCGCGAATAACGAAAGATTGCGTCGCGCACGCAAAGTGCGCATGAAGATCCGTAAGCTGGGCAGCAACCGCCTGTGTGTACATCGTACACCTCGGCACATGTACGCCCAGGTTACGACTGCAGACGGCAGCAAGGTGCTGGCGGCTGCCTCCACGTTGGATAAGGACCTGCGCCAGGGTGCAACCGGTAACGTGGACGCTGCCAAAAAGGTCGGTCAGCTGATTGCTGAGCGTGCCAAGGCAGCAGGTGTAGAGCAGGTCGCTTTTGACCGCTCCGGTTACCGTTATCATGGTCGCGTCCAGGCTCTGGCCGACGCAGCCCGTGAAGCTGGCTTGCAATTCTAA
- the rplP gene encoding 50S ribosomal protein L16, giving the protein MLQPKRTKFRKVMKGRNTGLAHRANKVSFGEYGLKATSRGRITARQIEAARRTMTRRIKRGGKIWIRIFPDKPISSKPLEVRMGKGKGSVEYWVAEIQPGRMLYEMEGVSEEIARDAFTLAAAKLPVQTTFVTRTVM; this is encoded by the coding sequence ATGCTGCAACCAAAACGCACCAAATTTCGCAAGGTAATGAAAGGCCGTAACACCGGTCTTGCGCACCGTGCTAACAAGGTGAGCTTCGGTGAATACGGATTGAAGGCGACAAGCCGTGGACGTATAACTGCGCGCCAGATTGAGGCAGCGCGTCGTACCATGACTCGCCGCATCAAGCGGGGCGGTAAGATCTGGATCCGGATTTTCCCGGACAAGCCGATCTCCAGCAAGCCGCTCGAAGTACGAATGGGTAAAGGTAAGGGTTCTGTCGAGTACTGGGTGGCTGAAATTCAGCCAGGCCGGATGCTGTATGAGATGGAAGGTGTTTCCGAGGAAATCGCTCGTGATGCGTTCACTCTTGCTGCGGCCAAGCTGCCCGTACAGACCACCTTTGTAACGAGGACGGTGATGTGA
- the secY gene encoding preprotein translocase subunit SecY, with protein MAKNASLPAGAGKGLAELRSRLWFVFLALLVYRIGAHIPVPGINPDRLAALFEQNQGTILSMFNMFSGGALERMSIFALGIMPYISASIIMQLMTAVSPTLEQLKKEGEAGRRKISQYTRYGTVILALVQGFGISVGLASQGVTFNDSFSFHFVAVVSFVSGAVFMMWLGEQITERGVGNGISLLIFAGIVAGLPGAIGQTLEQARNGEMSLLVVLGIGILAVAVIGFVVFMERGQRRLTINYAKRQQGRRVFAQQSSHLPLKVNMAGVIPPIFASSILLFPASLGQWFGQGEGMEWLSDISQALAPSQPLYIILFAAAVVFFCFFYTALMYNPKEVADNLKRSGAFIPGIRPGDQTAKYIDGVLTRLTLFGAMYIAAVSLFPQFLMVAGNVPFYLGGTSLLIVVVVVMDFMAQVQSHLMSHQYDSLMKKSNLKGYGRNG; from the coding sequence ATGGCCAAGAACGCATCATTGCCTGCGGGCGCGGGTAAAGGACTGGCAGAGCTGCGATCGCGGCTCTGGTTTGTCTTCCTGGCATTGCTGGTGTACCGGATCGGTGCCCACATCCCGGTGCCGGGTATCAACCCCGACCGTCTGGCAGCACTGTTTGAACAGAACCAGGGCACAATCCTGAGCATGTTCAACATGTTTTCCGGTGGTGCGCTTGAGCGAATGAGTATCTTCGCACTTGGTATCATGCCGTACATTTCAGCCTCTATTATTATGCAGCTGATGACAGCGGTCAGTCCGACGCTGGAGCAGCTGAAGAAAGAGGGTGAAGCTGGCCGTCGCAAGATCAGTCAGTACACGCGGTATGGTACGGTTATCCTGGCTCTGGTTCAGGGCTTCGGTATTTCTGTCGGGCTGGCATCCCAGGGTGTAACCTTCAACGACAGCTTCAGCTTCCACTTTGTGGCCGTGGTATCCTTTGTCAGTGGTGCCGTGTTCATGATGTGGTTGGGTGAGCAGATCACCGAGCGCGGCGTCGGTAACGGGATTTCCCTACTGATTTTCGCCGGTATTGTTGCTGGCCTTCCGGGTGCCATAGGGCAGACCCTGGAGCAAGCTCGCAACGGCGAGATGAGTCTGTTAGTGGTTCTGGGTATTGGCATCCTGGCGGTTGCGGTAATTGGCTTCGTGGTGTTTATGGAGCGTGGTCAGCGTCGACTGACCATCAATTACGCCAAGCGCCAGCAAGGCCGGCGGGTATTTGCTCAACAGTCCAGCCATTTGCCGCTAAAAGTGAATATGGCTGGCGTCATTCCGCCGATCTTCGCTTCCTCCATTCTGCTGTTTCCGGCGTCGCTGGGTCAGTGGTTCGGCCAGGGCGAGGGCATGGAATGGCTGAGTGATATTTCTCAGGCATTGGCACCTAGTCAGCCTCTATACATCATTCTGTTTGCAGCAGCAGTCGTTTTCTTCTGCTTCTTCTATACAGCGTTGATGTATAACCCGAAAGAAGTTGCGGATAACCTCAAGCGCTCAGGCGCGTTTATTCCGGGCATTCGTCCGGGCGATCAGACTGCCAAGTATATTGATGGTGTGCTGACCCGCCTGACTCTGTTCGGTGCAATGTACATTGCAGCAGTGTCCCTGTTCCCTCAGTTTCTGATGGTTGCCGGGAATGTGCCGTTCTACCTGGGCGGCACGTCTCTGCTGATTGTTGTAGTCGTGGTGATGGATTTCATGGCTCAGGTTCAGTCGCACCTGATGTCTCATCAATATGATTCGTTGATGAAGAAGTCCAATCTCAAGGGCTATGGTCGGAACGGATAA
- the rpsQ gene encoding 30S ribosomal protein S17 — translation MTEATQTARTLSGKVVSNKMEKSIVVLVERQVKHPLYGKYMKRSSKIHAHDESNQCNIGDTVTIQETRPVSKTKSWALVEVTERASKV, via the coding sequence ATGACTGAAGCTACCCAAACTGCCAGAACCCTGAGCGGCAAGGTCGTGAGCAACAAAATGGAGAAATCCATTGTGGTTCTGGTTGAGCGCCAGGTTAAGCATCCTCTGTACGGTAAGTACATGAAGCGTTCATCCAAAATTCATGCTCACGACGAGAGCAATCAGTGCAACATCGGTGACACCGTTACAATCCAGGAAACCCGCCCGGTCTCTAAGACCAAAAGCTGGGCTCTGGTGGAAGTCACCGAACGCGCATCGAAGGTGTAA
- the rpsM gene encoding 30S ribosomal protein S13, with the protein MARIAGVNIPDHKHAVISLTYIFGVGKTAAQKLCDATGVKPDVKVKDLSDEQLESLRTEVGKLAVEGDLRREVQMNIKRLKDLGCHRGLRHRHGLPVRGQRTKTNARTRKGPRKPIRK; encoded by the coding sequence ATGGCACGTATAGCCGGTGTCAATATACCCGATCACAAACATGCTGTTATCTCTCTGACTTACATTTTTGGAGTCGGTAAGACAGCAGCCCAGAAGCTTTGCGATGCAACCGGTGTTAAGCCGGACGTCAAGGTCAAGGACCTGTCCGACGAGCAGCTTGAATCACTTCGTACCGAAGTAGGCAAGCTGGCTGTCGAAGGCGATCTGCGTCGTGAAGTTCAGATGAACATTAAGCGTTTGAAGGATCTCGGTTGCCACCGTGGTCTGCGCCACCGTCATGGACTTCCTGTCCGTGGCCAGCGCACAAAGACCAACGCCCGCACCCGTAAAGGTCCTCGCAAACCTATTCGTAAGTAA
- the rpmC gene encoding 50S ribosomal protein L29 — protein sequence MKATELRDKSVEELNKELIDLLKEQFNLRMRKATGQLNQSHLLPKVKRDIARVKTVMNEKAGQ from the coding sequence ATGAAAGCAACAGAGCTGCGTGACAAGTCAGTCGAGGAGCTGAACAAAGAGCTGATCGACCTCCTGAAGGAGCAGTTCAACCTGCGCATGCGTAAGGCGACAGGTCAGCTGAATCAGTCTCATCTTCTTCCGAAGGTGAAGCGTGACATTGCTCGCGTGAAAACAGTTATGAATGAAAAGGCAGGACAGTAA
- the rpsC gene encoding 30S ribosomal protein S3: MGHKVNPTGMRLGVIKEHNSVWYAEKAEYANNLLNDIQVREFLDKRLVKASVSKIVIERPAQNARITIHTARPGIVIGKKGEDVDRLRREVSDMMGVPVHINIEEVRKPDLDARLVAQNVAGQLERRVMFRRAMKRAVQNAMRQGAKGIKIQVGGRLGGAEIARSEWYREGRVPLHTLRADIDYSTYEAKTTYGIIGVKVWIFKGEILGGMEQVRADKKASGKKGSK, from the coding sequence ATGGGTCATAAAGTAAATCCAACCGGCATGCGCCTGGGTGTGATCAAAGAGCACAACTCAGTGTGGTATGCCGAAAAGGCGGAATACGCGAACAACCTGTTGAACGATATTCAGGTTCGCGAATTCCTGGACAAGCGTCTGGTAAAGGCGTCTGTCAGCAAGATTGTGATCGAGCGCCCTGCTCAGAACGCCCGTATCACGATCCATACAGCCCGTCCCGGTATTGTTATCGGTAAGAAGGGTGAAGATGTTGACCGTCTGCGTCGCGAAGTCAGCGACATGATGGGTGTGCCCGTGCACATCAACATCGAAGAAGTCCGCAAGCCGGACCTGGATGCCCGCTTGGTCGCGCAGAACGTTGCCGGTCAGCTGGAGCGTCGTGTGATGTTCCGTCGCGCTATGAAGCGTGCGGTACAGAACGCCATGCGCCAGGGTGCGAAAGGCATCAAGATTCAGGTAGGCGGTCGTCTCGGGGGTGCTGAAATTGCCCGTTCCGAGTGGTATCGCGAAGGTCGTGTACCGCTGCACACACTGCGTGCAGACATTGATTACTCGACCTACGAAGCGAAAACCACTTACGGCATTATCGGCGTCAAGGTATGGATCTTCAAAGGTGAGATTCTTGGTGGTATGGAGCAGGTCCGTGCTGACAAGAAAGCCTCTGGGAAGAAAGGTTCTAAGTAA
- the rpsH gene encoding 30S ribosomal protein S8, whose protein sequence is MSMQDTLADMFTRIRNAQMAQKVDVAMPSSKMKISVAQVLKDEGYVADFSVSADAKPELTINLKYFGGKPVIEEIKRVSRPSLRQYKGAGELPKVSGGLGVAIVSTSKGVMTDRAARAAGVGGEVICTVF, encoded by the coding sequence ATGAGTATGCAAGATACGCTTGCGGATATGTTTACCCGTATCCGTAATGCCCAGATGGCACAGAAGGTCGATGTGGCCATGCCATCTTCAAAGATGAAGATCTCCGTAGCCCAGGTCCTTAAGGACGAAGGTTACGTAGCCGATTTTTCCGTCTCAGCTGACGCGAAACCCGAGCTGACCATTAACCTCAAGTATTTCGGTGGCAAGCCGGTTATTGAGGAAATCAAGCGGGTCAGCCGTCCGAGTCTGCGCCAGTACAAGGGCGCTGGGGAGCTGCCGAAGGTATCCGGTGGTCTGGGAGTCGCGATTGTCTCTACGTCCAAGGGCGTAATGACAGACCGCGCTGCACGTGCTGCCGGCGTGGGTGGCGAAGTCATCTGCACCGTATTTTAG
- the rplQ gene encoding 50S ribosomal protein L17, with protein MRHRKSGRKFSRTSAHRKAMFRNMTASLVEHELIKTTLPKAKELRRVAEPLITLSKNDSVANRRLAFSRLRDDAAVAKLFNELGPRYNERPGGYLRILKCGFRAGDNAPMAFVELVGRPLDIEAEEVDDEE; from the coding sequence ATGCGTCATCGTAAGAGTGGTCGTAAGTTCAGCAGGACCAGTGCGCATCGCAAGGCCATGTTCCGTAACATGACTGCGTCACTGGTTGAACACGAGCTGATCAAAACTACGCTCCCGAAAGCGAAAGAACTTCGCCGGGTAGCGGAGCCTTTGATCACGCTGTCAAAGAATGATTCGGTCGCGAATCGTCGTCTGGCGTTTTCTCGCCTGCGTGACGATGCGGCGGTTGCCAAGCTGTTCAATGAGCTTGGTCCCCGTTACAACGAGCGTCCGGGTGGTTACCTTCGTATCCTGAAGTGTGGCTTCCGTGCCGGCGACAATGCCCCCATGGCATTTGTAGAGCTGGTTGGTCGTCCGCTGGACATCGAAGCTGAAGAAGTGGACGACGAAGAGTAA
- the rplX gene encoding 50S ribosomal protein L24: MKKIKRDDEVIVTTGKDQGKRGKVLKVQDDGRVVVSGINMIKKHTKPNPMLGTPGGIVEKEAPIQASNVAIFNPQTGKADRVGFQIKEDGAKVRIFKSTKEVVDNQ, translated from the coding sequence ATGAAAAAGATCAAACGAGATGACGAAGTAATCGTCACTACGGGGAAAGACCAAGGCAAACGTGGTAAAGTCCTGAAGGTTCAGGACGATGGCCGGGTTGTTGTTTCTGGGATCAATATGATCAAGAAACACACCAAGCCAAACCCGATGCTCGGCACCCCAGGTGGCATCGTCGAAAAAGAAGCACCTATCCAGGCTTCCAACGTGGCTATTTTTAATCCGCAGACCGGCAAAGCCGATCGCGTAGGCTTCCAGATCAAGGAAGACGGCGCTAAAGTGCGGATCTTTAAGTCCACGAAAGAAGTCGTCGATAACCAGTAA
- the rpmJ gene encoding 50S ribosomal protein L36: MKVRASVKKICRNCKVIRRNGSVRVICSEPRHKQRQG, from the coding sequence ATGAAAGTACGCGCTTCGGTAAAGAAAATTTGCCGTAACTGCAAAGTAATTCGTCGCAATGGCTCAGTACGAGTCATTTGCTCGGAGCCTCGCCACAAGCAGCGTCAGGGTTAA
- the rpsN gene encoding 30S ribosomal protein S14: MAKVSMKNREFKREKTVAKYAAKRAELKAIIKNPNTSDDDRWDAQMKLQQLPRDASPSRLRNRCQVTGRPHGVLRKFKLSRIKLREAGMRGDVPGLTKASW; this comes from the coding sequence ATGGCTAAGGTTTCCATGAAGAACCGCGAGTTCAAGCGTGAAAAAACCGTTGCGAAGTACGCAGCGAAGCGCGCAGAACTCAAGGCGATTATCAAGAACCCGAATACCAGCGATGATGACCGTTGGGATGCACAGATGAAGCTGCAACAGCTTCCTCGTGATGCGTCTCCCTCGCGTCTTCGTAATCGTTGCCAGGTTACAGGTCGTCCCCATGGCGTTCTGCGCAAGTTCAAGTTGTCACGTATCAAGTTGCGTGAAGCTGGCATGCGCGGTGATGTCCCGGGCCTGACCAAAGCAAGCTGGTAA
- the rpmD gene encoding 50S ribosomal protein L30: protein MANAKTIKVTLTRSPIGCQPKHKLCVKGLGLRKIGHTVEVEDTPSIRGMINRVNYLVQVEEN, encoded by the coding sequence ATGGCGAACGCAAAAACGATCAAAGTAACACTGACCCGCAGCCCCATCGGCTGTCAGCCCAAGCACAAGCTGTGCGTCAAGGGCTTGGGTCTTCGTAAAATCGGTCACACCGTGGAAGTGGAAGATACACCTTCCATCCGCGGTATGATCAACCGGGTTAACTACCTGGTGCAGGTAGAGGAGAACTAA
- the rplF gene encoding 50S ribosomal protein L6 translates to MSRVANNPVVLPSGVEVKLNGQEINVKGSKGSLQFTIHHVVEVTQEESVLRFAPRDGAKQSRALAGTTRALVNNMVTGVSAGFERKLALTGVGYRAQAQGKKLNLTLGFSHPVEYELPEGITAETPSNTEVVIRGIDKQQVGQVAAEVRAFRPPEPYKGKGVRYADEQVRRKEAKKK, encoded by the coding sequence ATGTCCAGGGTTGCCAATAATCCTGTCGTGCTGCCTTCCGGTGTTGAGGTTAAGCTGAACGGACAGGAAATTAATGTGAAGGGGTCCAAGGGATCGCTTCAATTCACCATCCACCATGTGGTAGAGGTTACGCAGGAAGAAAGTGTTCTGCGCTTCGCACCCCGTGATGGAGCCAAACAGTCCCGCGCTCTTGCTGGTACTACCCGCGCATTGGTCAACAATATGGTGACCGGTGTGTCTGCAGGCTTTGAGCGCAAGCTCGCGCTGACGGGCGTAGGCTACCGTGCCCAGGCGCAAGGTAAGAAGCTCAATCTGACACTGGGTTTTTCACACCCGGTTGAATATGAGCTGCCCGAGGGGATTACCGCTGAAACTCCGTCCAATACGGAAGTTGTGATTCGCGGAATCGACAAGCAACAGGTTGGCCAGGTCGCTGCAGAAGTCCGCGCATTCCGTCCGCCAGAGCCTTACAAAGGCAAGGGTGTGCGTTATGCGGATGAGCAGGTCAGACGCAAAGAAGCCAAGAAGAAATAA
- a CDS encoding DNA-directed RNA polymerase subunit alpha — translation MQRSVHELLTPRTIDVKESSAMRAKVTLEPLERGFGHTLGSALRRILLSSMPGCAITEAQIDGVLHEYSAIEGVQEDVIEILLNLKGVAVKMGGRDDAEVTLSKKGPGVVTAGDIKLDHDVEITNPEHVICHLSANGEVNMRLKVARGRGYEPADQRGLDEDETRAIGRLQLDATFSPVRRVAYAVESARVEQRTDLDKLVIDLETNGTIDPEEAIRRAATILQQQLAVFVDFDHEKEPERVEEEEEIDPILLRPVDDLELTVRSANCLKAENIYYIGDLIQRTEVELLKTPNLGKKSLTEIKDVLASRGLSLGMRLDNWPPASLRGDDRVLGG, via the coding sequence ATGCAGCGTTCAGTACATGAGTTATTGACACCTCGTACCATTGACGTGAAAGAATCAAGCGCCATGCGCGCCAAAGTGACCTTGGAGCCTCTGGAAAGGGGCTTCGGTCATACTCTTGGTAGCGCACTGCGTCGGATACTCTTGTCCTCCATGCCGGGCTGTGCCATTACCGAGGCGCAGATCGACGGCGTGTTGCACGAGTACAGCGCGATCGAAGGTGTTCAGGAAGACGTCATTGAGATTCTTCTGAATCTTAAAGGCGTGGCCGTGAAAATGGGCGGCCGGGACGATGCCGAGGTAACCCTCAGCAAGAAAGGCCCGGGCGTCGTCACTGCCGGTGATATCAAGCTGGATCACGATGTCGAGATCACCAACCCGGAACATGTGATCTGTCACCTGAGTGCCAATGGTGAAGTGAACATGCGTCTTAAGGTTGCCCGTGGTCGCGGCTATGAGCCTGCTGATCAGCGGGGTCTGGACGAGGACGAAACTCGCGCCATTGGACGCCTGCAACTGGACGCAACTTTCAGTCCGGTCCGCCGTGTTGCCTACGCCGTGGAAAGTGCACGGGTAGAACAGCGCACCGACCTGGACAAGCTGGTTATTGATCTGGAAACCAATGGTACGATCGACCCGGAAGAAGCGATTCGCCGGGCCGCGACCATCCTCCAGCAACAACTGGCCGTGTTTGTTGATTTCGATCACGAGAAAGAGCCCGAGCGTGTTGAGGAAGAGGAAGAAATCGATCCGATCCTCCTGCGTCCGGTTGATGATCTGGAATTGACAGTGCGTTCAGCTAACTGCTTGAAGGCTGAGAATATTTACTACATCGGCGATCTGATCCAGCGCACTGAAGTTGAGCTGCTGAAGACGCCTAACCTTGGTAAAAAGTCGCTTACTGAGATCAAGGACGTGCTCGCGTCCCGCGGTCTGTCACTGGGTATGCGTCTTGATAACTGGCCGCCGGCTAGCCTTCGTGGCGACGACCGGGTCCTGGGCGGTTAA
- the rplN gene encoding 50S ribosomal protein L14 yields MIQTQTMLEVADNSGARQVMCIKVLGGSHRRYASVGDIIKVTVKEAIPRGKVKKGQVLKAVVVRTRKGVRRPDGSLIRFDGNAAVLLNTQDAPIGTRIFGPVTRELRNEKFMKIISLAPEVL; encoded by the coding sequence ATGATTCAGACTCAAACAATGCTTGAAGTCGCGGACAACAGCGGTGCACGTCAGGTTATGTGCATCAAGGTCCTGGGCGGTTCACATCGGCGTTATGCCAGCGTTGGGGATATCATCAAGGTAACCGTTAAGGAAGCCATCCCCCGCGGTAAAGTGAAAAAAGGCCAGGTCCTGAAAGCTGTTGTTGTACGTACCCGTAAAGGTGTGCGTCGTCCCGACGGGTCGCTTATTCGTTTCGACGGAAACGCGGCAGTACTTCTGAACACTCAGGACGCACCCATTGGTACCCGTATCTTCGGACCGGTTACCCGTGAACTGCGAAATGAGAAGTTCATGAAAATTATTTCACTGGCACCCGAAGTACTTTAA
- the rpsE gene encoding 30S ribosomal protein S5: MSVNEQKAPELQEKLVQVNRVAKVVKGGRIFAFTALTVVGDGKGRVGFGRGKAREVPVAIQKAMEAARKNMVDIPLDGNTLQYAVKAQHGGSKVYMQPASEGTGIIAGGAMRAVLEVAGVQNVLSKCYGSTNPVNVVRSTIKGLQATQAPEDIAAKRGKSVEEILG; the protein is encoded by the coding sequence ATGAGCGTTAACGAACAGAAGGCGCCTGAGCTCCAGGAGAAGCTGGTTCAGGTCAATCGCGTCGCCAAGGTTGTTAAGGGCGGTCGTATTTTTGCCTTCACTGCACTGACTGTAGTGGGTGATGGTAAAGGACGCGTTGGTTTCGGTCGTGGCAAGGCGCGTGAAGTGCCGGTTGCGATCCAGAAAGCGATGGAAGCTGCACGCAAGAACATGGTCGACATCCCGCTTGACGGAAATACCCTGCAGTATGCGGTTAAAGCGCAGCATGGTGGCTCCAAGGTTTACATGCAGCCTGCATCAGAAGGTACCGGTATCATCGCCGGTGGCGCGATGCGTGCGGTACTGGAAGTAGCGGGTGTGCAGAACGTACTGTCCAAGTGTTACGGGTCTACTAACCCGGTGAACGTGGTACGTTCCACCATCAAGGGTCTCCAGGCAACTCAAGCGCCTGAAGATATTGCAGCCAAGCGCGGTAAATCCGTGGAAGAGATTCTGGGTTGA